A window from Paenibacillus polymyxa M1 encodes these proteins:
- a CDS encoding DUF5704 domain-containing protein, whose amino-acid sequence MKKTQRILGVFLVGVLLLLQLPPFSFPMNKAAADPAITPLSYYADKNDRYFVGMMYFDMWKNTAGQWVTDGGKQPGKGMHGEATFTYKFQFPGRKIKNVTARLYTKADNVSHPEYFLQSRADNYDDYAFAMSSGTKDSDVRPFQKQGIGTETTVIPITVNIKLNAEVAPRDIKGESCPSCAKEVEAYRIFQPILFKIELDGGLTVKHFTESNKPLDAIFPPRSENLKVGQTYEFTPGSNPNYEYVGYKKSSTGAPPSGNIIPGQLPPLTYDGKFEQYTVHLFYKELKPEEDPPEGVKCSRPTPAGTQSDKYLDPMVSAVIKADQRGAHRFDVSKGIPTSESLYGNVIARNYLFQNTFQQLKGECTYNVKLKRTYELEWEDINDTRHMTIVQYYKYEIVKPYSYWTIDNLEVFGIKNAQLRNYALPGGGITIPPRNYTPPAVESANNGKYYPGSAPGIIDGGSKYIYGGKSMPKVPDEERALKPVAQERTPDVEVENDTLNFDGKIIMNHKRVKKEGPTPGKIPAPEKIGQDVLYSPGHVIEMFKVNKLNTPSNGTINYDVIPGSSEGTEDKSYPINGINTVTVHTPVVMYPSITDDKPHNQKVYPTAGRAALILDRPFTVTIPTKGQHRDILGYGNRDYAKYTAYKQVRFEFPVLNQDKSKYIPANTWIDIPVNQEDTTFNMPVWVDEGDYTVHFRSIAENAPKEFTWEKMANLDLANHVAINTIPVQVIGRLYDFRIADIGDFDWEQVFRTKKGSSQHTGAFYWVGPNGIDGAPRGNKFPFLLPIRPGSHTNEGYKNIAIKTGYHIKFDFKTKGNMASSGDHVRIKPTFYFVDKNGKNRQPVDIYYHDQTKKKYFVKVGSNQDTVQRSIKLNDPMRNISQTDLNNTANFVKTYGFQNFAHEANKNSLIGGYSWLDLTQRVRTMIGPVDNIPEGVNVNRTVSAEQQWYGEFSLPAAPYVVPMGYNIMEYGRTHNGLTDSSPIWLKNGYIVVNFNIETYRNGENKPYLRYYRLPGDSTPLDNQWKMEGYSNTVSDKYGHKFAAPDGDIAYYHANLSSYDDFRSNVTH is encoded by the coding sequence ATGAAGAAGACTCAACGCATTCTGGGCGTATTTCTGGTGGGGGTACTGCTTCTATTGCAGCTCCCACCTTTTTCTTTTCCTATGAACAAGGCTGCTGCTGATCCGGCAATTACGCCGCTGTCTTATTATGCAGACAAGAATGATCGCTACTTTGTCGGCATGATGTACTTCGATATGTGGAAAAACACTGCTGGACAATGGGTTACAGACGGCGGAAAACAACCCGGAAAGGGCATGCATGGTGAAGCCACCTTTACTTATAAGTTTCAGTTTCCAGGCCGCAAGATCAAGAATGTGACAGCCCGTTTATATACAAAGGCAGACAACGTTAGTCACCCGGAATATTTCCTTCAATCCCGTGCAGATAACTATGATGATTATGCATTTGCTATGAGTAGTGGCACCAAAGATTCAGATGTTCGCCCCTTTCAAAAACAAGGGATTGGTACGGAAACTACTGTTATACCGATTACTGTAAACATAAAACTGAATGCAGAGGTTGCTCCAAGAGATATCAAGGGAGAAAGCTGCCCTAGCTGTGCGAAGGAAGTGGAAGCCTACCGCATTTTCCAGCCTATTCTATTCAAAATCGAACTAGACGGCGGCCTGACCGTGAAACATTTTACCGAATCAAACAAACCGCTAGATGCCATATTTCCACCGCGCAGCGAAAACCTGAAGGTCGGACAAACCTACGAATTCACACCAGGCAGTAATCCGAACTACGAGTACGTGGGTTACAAGAAAAGCTCCACCGGCGCACCGCCGAGTGGCAACATAATACCCGGACAGCTCCCACCCCTGACGTATGACGGCAAGTTCGAGCAATACACTGTCCATTTGTTCTACAAGGAGCTGAAACCCGAGGAGGACCCGCCTGAAGGCGTAAAATGCAGCCGTCCGACTCCAGCAGGAACCCAGTCTGACAAATACTTAGATCCGATGGTTTCCGCCGTCATAAAGGCCGACCAGCGCGGCGCTCATCGCTTTGACGTGTCCAAGGGCATACCGACCTCCGAAAGCCTGTACGGAAACGTCATTGCCAGGAACTATCTATTCCAGAATACATTCCAGCAGCTCAAGGGCGAATGCACGTACAACGTTAAGCTGAAGCGCACGTATGAGCTGGAATGGGAAGATATTAACGATACCCGCCATATGACCATCGTCCAATACTACAAATATGAGATCGTAAAGCCGTATTCCTACTGGACCATAGACAATCTGGAAGTGTTCGGGATCAAGAACGCGCAGCTCCGCAACTATGCGCTACCAGGTGGTGGCATTACCATTCCGCCGCGTAACTACACGCCGCCTGCGGTAGAATCTGCGAACAACGGCAAGTATTATCCAGGTTCAGCGCCGGGAATCATCGACGGCGGCTCCAAATACATTTACGGTGGTAAAAGCATGCCGAAGGTGCCGGATGAGGAACGAGCGCTCAAGCCTGTTGCTCAAGAGCGCACTCCGGATGTGGAGGTCGAAAACGACACGCTTAACTTTGACGGCAAGATCATCATGAATCATAAGCGTGTGAAGAAGGAAGGACCAACGCCTGGGAAAATTCCAGCGCCTGAGAAGATCGGACAAGATGTGCTGTACAGCCCCGGTCATGTGATTGAGATGTTTAAGGTGAACAAGCTGAACACGCCAAGTAACGGAACGATCAACTACGATGTGATACCTGGCAGTTCCGAAGGGACCGAGGATAAATCCTATCCAATTAACGGCATTAATACGGTTACTGTCCATACACCAGTTGTTATGTATCCAAGCATCACCGACGACAAGCCTCATAATCAAAAGGTGTACCCGACTGCTGGACGGGCCGCGCTTATCCTGGATCGTCCATTCACGGTGACCATCCCGACCAAGGGACAACATCGAGACATCCTGGGCTACGGTAACCGGGATTATGCAAAGTACACGGCCTACAAGCAAGTACGATTTGAGTTTCCGGTGCTGAATCAGGACAAATCGAAGTATATCCCGGCGAACACCTGGATCGATATTCCGGTTAACCAAGAAGACACCACGTTCAACATGCCTGTATGGGTGGACGAGGGTGACTATACCGTGCATTTCCGCTCGATTGCGGAAAATGCTCCTAAGGAATTTACGTGGGAGAAGATGGCTAACCTCGATTTGGCTAACCATGTCGCCATCAACACCATACCAGTTCAAGTCATAGGACGACTTTATGATTTCCGAATTGCAGATATCGGTGACTTTGATTGGGAGCAGGTCTTCCGTACGAAGAAAGGTAGTTCTCAACACACCGGTGCGTTTTATTGGGTTGGACCAAACGGTATTGATGGTGCGCCACGTGGAAATAAGTTCCCTTTCCTGCTTCCTATCAGACCAGGAAGCCATACCAACGAGGGTTACAAAAATATCGCTATCAAGACGGGTTATCATATAAAATTTGATTTTAAGACTAAAGGTAACATGGCTTCCTCTGGTGACCATGTTAGAATCAAACCGACCTTTTATTTTGTTGATAAAAACGGAAAGAACAGACAGCCAGTAGATATCTATTATCACGATCAGACCAAGAAAAAATATTTCGTCAAGGTAGGGTCCAACCAGGATACTGTTCAACGCAGTATCAAGCTCAATGATCCCATGAGGAATATATCCCAGACGGATTTAAACAACACGGCGAACTTTGTGAAAACCTACGGTTTCCAGAATTTCGCCCACGAAGCTAACAAGAATAGTCTGATTGGTGGTTATAGCTGGCTTGATCTTACCCAGCGCGTACGGACCATGATTGGACCAGTCGATAACATCCCTGAAGGGGTTAATGTAAATCGTACAGTGTCAGCCGAGCAGCAGTGGTACGGAGAGTTCAGTTTACCGGCAGCTCCTTATGTTGTGCCAATGGGTTATAACATTATGGAATACGGACGCACTCATAACGGTCTGACTGACAGTTCCCCGATCTGGCTCAAAAATGGTTACATCGTGGTAAATTTCAATATAGAGACTTACCGTAACGGAGAGAACAAGCCTTACCTTCGATATTATCGTTTGCCTGGAGACTCCACGCCACTGGATAACCAGTGGAAAATGGAAGGCTATAGCAACACAGTCAGCGATAAATATGGTCACAAGTTTGCTGCTCCAGATGGAGACATAGCTTATTACCACGCTAATCTGTCGTCTTACGATGATTTTAGATCAAATGTAACCCATTAA
- a CDS encoding stalk domain-containing protein, with product MIKKMILSISAVSLLFVGSVVPTQAAKSENAKPIKVLLDAKTIQFPDAQPFQDDNDYVMVPIRFVSEALGAKVGWEKTGGKLAVSIKNDAHSVAMTVGQNTATVDGQTKTYETKIILKQSRTFVPLRLVSEGLGQTVEWDKVSRWVWIGKRETVALENKGLQPVSIEPYKKAINTVPNLINNVAGTPYNKVVVFKQSDLPIKLLHDIYSVEPYTTSDGIPYLKMRVKTKSTAGTIFYLTKNNDARIRFPMDQMTQDNGDGTKMVYYKIYSSSDETIQGIKNYKSFKLSDIEYIAFGLGSREYIPMMVNPWKGN from the coding sequence ATGATTAAAAAAATGATTCTTTCGATTTCAGCAGTATCGTTACTTTTTGTTGGTTCGGTTGTACCCACTCAGGCAGCTAAAAGTGAGAATGCCAAGCCGATCAAGGTCTTGCTGGATGCTAAAACGATTCAATTTCCAGACGCGCAACCGTTCCAGGACGATAATGACTACGTTATGGTACCGATCCGTTTCGTGTCTGAAGCTTTAGGAGCGAAAGTCGGTTGGGAAAAGACCGGCGGCAAACTGGCAGTGTCGATCAAGAATGATGCTCATTCTGTTGCTATGACGGTCGGCCAGAACACGGCCACCGTGGATGGCCAAACTAAAACCTATGAAACTAAGATTATCCTGAAGCAGAGCCGGACATTTGTACCCCTGCGTCTGGTAAGCGAAGGTTTGGGGCAAACGGTGGAATGGGATAAGGTCAGCCGCTGGGTTTGGATCGGCAAGAGGGAAACTGTTGCGCTGGAAAATAAGGGGCTTCAACCAGTAAGCATTGAACCATATAAAAAGGCAATTAACACTGTTCCTAACCTCATTAATAATGTAGCAGGTACACCATATAACAAAGTAGTCGTCTTCAAACAGTCAGACCTTCCTATCAAACTACTGCATGATATTTACTCAGTGGAACCCTATACTACGTCTGATGGCATTCCTTACTTGAAAATGAGAGTGAAAACAAAATCAACTGCGGGAACTATTTTTTATTTGACGAAAAATAATGATGCCCGCATTCGTTTTCCAATGGACCAAATGACTCAAGATAATGGTGACGGTACTAAAATGGTCTACTACAAAATTTATTCTTCCAGCGATGAAACAATCCAGGGTATCAAAAATTATAAATCTTTTAAGCTATCGGACATTGAGTATATTGCATTTGGACTTGGGTCAAGAGAATACATTCCGATGATGGTCAACCCGTGGAAAGGTAATTAA